The DNA segment TTGCCAACGCCATGGTAAAATTTGGGAAGAGTGTAACCATAACCAGGCCTGAGTTCAGAGTTGCTTCAATAGTAGCGATACATGCATTTTAATATTCCAAATAGCTGGAATCCAATAATGCAATCCTTGCTACCATGGGCTTTCCAGTTGTTCCATGGCAATTTAAAGCCAAACGAATGGCTCCAAAATGAATATGGGTGTAGCCTACACGTGGCCATTTTGCTGGAAATTCTGCTAGAATTTCAAGGGTTACAAACTGTTCTTGTGAAGCTGCAGTGATGGGATAACTATCAAACCTAGATGCTTGAATGTATTCCCTAACTTGTTTGGAAGAACCTCTTATCAGAGTTCTAATAGATCTAACAGGAGAAAACATAGTTTTCCTATATGCAACATAAGGATTTACAGTAGGAAGATTAGTAGGTTGAACGTTATCTCATTCATCAAGATATTCAATCTCATAAAGAGATGAAATCTTTTTTGCTGAATGAGATCTAAAAGGGAAATCAGGCATAGAAATAGGAGTGGAAAAAGTTGAAGGTCTTGCTAACATTTTATCAGTGATGGATAAAGAAGTCTTCTCTAAATCTTTCTATCTTAACAGAAATATTTTAGATGAGTTGTTGAACCTGTGGCTCTGATACTAATACGGGGGAGGATAAGCACAAGAATTGCAAGAAAGAAGAATTTGTAGCAGGTATGCTATGCCAAAACTTAGACCTCTCCTCTTAGGTCATTCAAACAGGCACTGCCTTTTAGCTACGAACCCTTAATTCAAGAAACTTAGTTTACGTGCTTTtcgtatatttgaaattattctttctctatatttttaaagatttagtctatatacttattattttaagtATAGTTGTTATCACCATTAAAATTGTTCTatgtatgatatttttattttttacataaaaatttacttgatattcatttaacagaaaaaaaaagataatggaAAGGATCTAACTTTGTTAGCgtgatattttgattttttttaataaaaattcacttAGTAgccatttaacaaaaaaataacattgtaaaGAATTTTGATGGTgttatcaattaaaaattaatgtaagcattttaatcaaattaaagtttTTGAATTAACCAATGACATTGTAAAACTTGAGGTGCcgaattatgtcaaaaattaaaatataaagattaaatcttaattttgagcatgatagaaaccaaaataaaaattggtTTATATGTCAAAAATGCCtttaaaaaatgcaaaaaaaataaattaagcccATGTGATAAATTCACACCCAATTAAGCTCATGCTGTtaactaaaataatcaattaagccccTCCATTAATGGTTTTCGTCATTGACCGTGTTGGCCATTGACAGACCAATCATATGGGGACACGTGGCAACTTctgatttaatataatatttttcccataaaatattgaaaaatcataaaattttttttataaaaatagaaaaattcataaaaataaaaaacaataaatagtaaaaaatattaaaatattaaaattgacataaatttattaaaattataaaagcttataaatattataaaaatataaaaaaatctactaaattataaaaaattattaaattaataaaatctatttaaaataattaaaataaaaatgtattagaattcttaaaaaaataaataatattaaaatattaaaattgatataaacttataaaacttataaaaaaattatacaaacttGAATTGGACCGGTTATCCTGAAATCGACAAAGGTATTGCTCCAAGGAAAACCATTAGACCAGTTGACCTGGGAACTGGGCAGttgaactatttttttatttatttttaatatttttatcaaaccaaaattttattatcCAACTATTAGCATATGTCAGAATGAAATATTCTAACCAAGGTTTTCAAAATTGGATCAATGGTTGAACTGATCAGGCCACCCGTTTGCCAGTTTAATCGAtctgtttagtttaattaaaaaaattaaaatttaaaaatataaaaaaaatcggtTAAACCATTCAGTTCCTAGGTCAACTACCCTTGTTGATTTCAGTCTAATCGGTCCAACCAACCGATTCAGTCCAgttcaagtttttattttttttctataatctttataatattatattaatcttagcactttttatgattttatagaattttaaatacaatttttttaatttcaaatattttaaatttgttttattaattttataaaatgattttagaatttattagaattctatatttttataatttttatacattttcatatttcatatttaatatttaatattttttaaattattttattgagaaaatattagattaaaccaaAAGCTACCACGTACCACCATCTGATTGGTCCGCTAATTTATTTTGTTGGTCAACGTGGTTAATAATAGAAATCGTTAATggagaaatttaattaattattttagctaACGGTAAAAactaaattgagtatgaatttaatacatgggcttaatttatttttttgcatttcCTTAAGGACTCTTTAAATATATGTCactaaaatttgatataaaaacaaCAAAAGTTGTGACATAAATCCTATATATAAACATAGTATAGGGATCAAGACTTGAATTtgaccattttttttataatgactaaaataatataaacctCGACAGCTTAAGATATTAgagtataagaaaaaaaattgtataaaattgtgattttatatcatttttatccTAGAAGGACAAATCAAATTTGTTCTTATATTAGAAAGGGATAAGAATAATGTGTAatcacatttttataaaattccactgaattaaaaaaaaagacatgaataaagataaatttcaatttttatgactcgatAAAGGAATCAAAATGCAAGGTTTTTGTGTGTTTGTTCTTCAGCTTTGTGCAATGAGAAATTTGGTGcatttcatttaaataaatagaatttagaTGCCAACATTTGGGGCATTTTTACAAGTTGGAAATAAGGATCAAAACAATGCCCACTGCATCTCTATTAcctgaacaaaatttttataccttCAATCTCTCACTTTCAAGTCCAGTTATAACCCCAACTTTGGAAATGATTACACCTCCACTCCATCTTCTTTACAATGGCTAAGATGCCCAGATTTAACGCCGACGCTGCAGATTGATTGGAAATCGCTTTTGCGTTCGGGTTGTGGGGAAGAAAACTAGCTTATCTTCTTCAGCAGGTACCCAACTGTTTCAGAAACATAAACTCAGAATCCAACAAGTTTCAACTTTTTAACTCACTCAAGTTCTAAATAAAACTCGGTTTGATTACCTGAACTGAGTTACAAGGTGGTGTAAGAATACTGAGATTTCTACTCTAGCAAGCTCATATCCAGGGCACAATCGAGGCCCTCCTCCGAACGGCGTGTAAAAATTCCCAGAACAGCTCGTCCCCAAGTTGTTATTCTGTGTAATTTCATCCAACACTAGTTTGTAAAACTATTTCTATTTCGTCGTGTACAATGAAGTATAATGTTGCGTTACatcttatatttaaatttacCTTCCATCTCCATGGATTGAAAGTGCGAGCATCTTTAAAGTGATCATGATCAAGATGTACAGCACGAAACGATGCAAACACCTTCCAACCCTTTGGAATTGTGTAACCTGGTCGAGTTGAGTTACCAGTAAGCACACAAAAAAATGAGTCTTAACAGGTTTTGGATTCGAATTCTAGCATCCACTGCTCTGTTTCTAGACTAAAATTGTGTTTACTTACCTTTTATGTTGACATCCGTCACTGTTCGTCTAAAAACTCCACTAATAATGTTTGCAACTCGTAGTGTCTCATTGATAACCTGGAAAAATAGTAATACCAAACCATGGATTAAGCAAGAACAAAAGTGAATATAGGTTTAATCCTTAATTTGAGGACAATGGATTACTTACACATTGAGTGAATGGCATCGACTTATAATCACTCCATTGAAGACCCTCTGAACCGCTTTTCTTCAATCTAATACCGTCATGTTCTTCCTGCCGAATCAAATAAGTTTCGAAGTCACTACGTGTTTAAACAGAATGGAAATGGAACACTTATACCTGCAAGCTATTTGAGttcagttcaatttttttttttttttaatttctacttaAGAGTCTAGATATTGAGCGAGCTGGCTCAAGTAATTTATGAGCAATTAATTTTCCTAAACTCGATTATACCCCTATGGTCCATTGGCCTAAGTGCGTCTCAAGCAATTATGGGCCATGTGGTCTTGTCATGAGCCCTAATGCCCTTAAATGGTCCCACGCAAAACTGGTTTAAAGACGATCTAACGGCTAAGATTAAAATCATCACGTCAATCAAGGGAAAAacacaaaaaaacaaaacaagcCTAGGAATAAAAAAGGTTCTGTTCCACTTCCAGGGTAGTGACGTATCTATGACATCATCCAAAAGCTTTACCACCGTCCGATGGTTCTTCCCCTTGAAATCAGTGCCGCTCATTTCCCAACAACTCACCTAGAAACAAGGGTCAAATCGTACACCCTATTGCACacaataaaaagttataaaatccCCAATGACCCAAAAATACCCTTCGGTTTCCAAGTATGGGAATGGACTTCATGGTCATTTCATCAAAGACAAAATGTTCAATGAGTTAAAAAAGGTATCAGAAAGTTCTGACAAAtgtaaaattttccttttttttgcattttcttaatttcataaatatattttaatttattacagCTTAAGGCGTGCAATTTGGAGAGTCATCATTATGTCCGGATAGACAAAATTCCCAGTTCCTACTTTGACTTTTTTGTTCTGTTTGTACTTTTTGCCTCTACTTTTGACCTACAACATTAAAACAGAATCCaacctttattattcatttttacgCACCTTTTCCCCCTTGccttgtatatatatggtaaatattattaatttaaaaattaaaaattaaataagtaatatGAAATTACCAATTAGTGtcatttcaacaaatattttaaacatttggTTTTATCTACCAGATATTAATTCCCAAATCCCATCTACGTGTGAATGAAGAAAATGAAAAGTCTTAAGAAAATGACCAATTTCGTCATTATTTTATTTCTTGAGGACCCACTAAGAAATTTCAGTTTGCTTCTTTTTCCCAAAATATAAATACAACAAACTGTCTCTCGtcgttaaaagttttaaaataataaaaataattttacatgtaAAGATGTGATATCTTTCTAGTtgactaatatatattttttaacaatttttttaattatttattttcttgacATAATATTTAGAACTATTCATACACTAATtcacaaatagaaaaataatatgtTTCGAGACATCTTACTCCATTGAAAATAATATCCATActaatcgaactaaaactcaaaCAACAAGTTTACTAACATATTTAAAGACTaccaataaattaaaatttatataaataaaaatctcaactcattaaacttttttaaataataaatatggataattttatatttaattagatGATGTAATCTAATTCATTAACATATTTAAGTACTATATATATTAGAGATTATATAACACTCACAagaaaaaactatataaaaaattaatatcaagaaTCAAATCCAAACTTGAAAACACTCATTCCTtttgagttttattttaatatggtaatttgagctatttaattaaaataaataaattacaaaatttttgaaaagtattaATAtccttataataaaatttatcgcttttaattttttaatttttaatttttttcacctAACTTAGTTAAaggctttataaataataaagataTCAATATACTGAGGTAAAAATATTATGAAGGTCACAATAAGAAGAGTCAAATTGTGTTTTgtcctatttactaaaaaaatgagtaaattaatatttgtacggtagataaaaaaacaaaatgatctctttttttagttaaaaattagaTCCATTTGTTTTGTAAAAACCTTGGATGACTAATGGAATAATCGTACAATGAAATGTGGCGTGTGACGTGTTACGTGTACTTCATGGTGAGATATAaagatcaatttttaataataaaaatagataaattattaattaaagatCCAGTTTGTTATTCGATCTAaagtataaagatattttttttagtaaaggaAGTAAAATTCAATTCAAGTACGGATCTCCATGCAACTTTTACTGTGcataaaaaattaaagatgataaaataaattaCCTTGAGTTGAGCCAAAGCAAGAGGGGTCTGAGTCAAGAATTTGACAGCAAGAGTCATGATAGTTGAAGTAGTTTCATAGCCAGCAACAAGCAAAGCAACCATGAAATCTACAATTTGTTCATTTGAAAGTTGGTCATCTTCCCATTCCCCTCCTAATAATGCTCCCAACATATCATTCTTCCTTTCACCCTTTTCATACTCTTCTCTTCTTTCCTTTACTATCTTGCTCAATGCTTCTGCCACTTCCCTTCTTGCCTtcaaattaatttcataattttttaatttaataaaaaaatatttgtattcgaCATTTTCGTgtataatatgagaaaatatcTTAATATTGTATACTCGTATCAGACACGTATTTGGATATGGAAAAAGAGATAGAGTGAGTTTGCTTACTTTGATGGCACGACGGTAGGTGGCAGAAAAGAGAGGCAAAGGAACGGTGAAAAAGCCTTCGATAACAAGAACGTATTGTTTTCTTAAACTCTCACTCCATTCACCAGGATCGAAACTCATTAGCTGCTTCACCGCTAATTCAAATGTTatctattaaaaaaagaaaaagaaaaaaaattacaatatattaaaaaattaaataatcactGGGTGTTGATGTGGGGTGTGGCAATGAAATGATTATGAGTCACCAACAACGCCATCCGACTAATgatttgttatttctttttaCCTTCTTGGTCGCTTCCATGAGGAGGATACGGTCGGTCCAGGAATCCAAGTTGAGCCGGATTAACCGGTCTATGTCAACCAAAAGTTGATCTTTGATAATTGACGAGTTGGCGAAACTCATGGTCAAAGAATGCATTCTTTTGTGAAGGTTTCCTTTCATCAAAAGCAAAGAATGTTTCCCCAGCAAATTCGAAATTGAACCGGGGTAGCTACACTCGAACAGCTTCCCTTCGTTTTGTAAGATGAACCGGTTCGTCTCCGGATCAGCTGAAAACACAGTCGGCTCACCGAACACGTGGGTCGTAAACACTGAACCGTGCCGTTTCGCCCTTTCATCAATAAACGGTTCTGGGTTTTCGGTCTTGTAAGCAGATATAAGCTGTAAAGTCTCCCCGACGAAAGGTAAACCCAAGTTTCCCGGCGGTAGACGGAGGCGCCGGAGACGATAAGCACGGAGGAGGAGGAAGATGACGGCGGAGATGAGAAGGATCGAAAGATAGTGAACAAAGATAGCCATGGAAGaagcttttaattatttttcttcttttttttgctttatcgtttttgaatataaatataaagAGATATGGGAATTGGGAAGTTTATAAAGGAAGTGTGAGGCTTAGTTAGCAGCACACGAGGGGTATCTGTAAGAATATAAGGAAGGGGGTGAAAATGAAACATAACAAATGTTGGGGGATAAAATTGGTAAGAAACTTGTCAGCCAGGTGTAAACCATATAATTTACTTATGGACTGGGTTGCGACCTCGCGGGTAGTCCGATGTTTCCgattataatttaaaaaggtataatttttatttgaccctccaactttaaaaaaaattattttagcaactaattaattttttaaaattttaaaaaaattcaaaaaacaaaaaaattatttaaaaagtataatttaaaaaaaaattaattttaaaaaataattaattgctaacatAGCATACACATGAATTATCACATTAGCAAAGTTAGCAAccattaactttttcatctattttggggTGATTTTGACAAACAATGCAAGTTTAAGGCAGTGGCGAAGCCAGGAGGGCTGGTAGGGGCCCAACcccctaaaaatagaaaattttacatttaggccactttataatttgtaaaattttaagttagtaatggtaaaattacactttacctcccaaaatgataaaaatttgacttAATCCTTTCAAAATTATGAAGATATAGGCTAGTAAAAGGGTGAAATTGTAATGTAGgactaaaataacatttttgtAATGTAAAATGGTCAAATATGTTATTATGCCTTTAAAAAGCAATAATCCAATTGAAAAATATTgactaaatctacaattgtaAGCATAGtacaaaattaataattgaattaaacCAAACATATTTAACTACTACTATTACTACTGTTTGAGTCGagactaaaatatcaaaatttgaaaaatatagagattaaaattGACCGATTCAAAAAGCACattgattaaacttaatcaaattaaaacttaaggACTAAATTCGCAAATTTCATTACGCATAAGGACTAATGGTAGaatttacccaaaattaaaattttaagacttAAAACAATTACTACTTTATTAGTTAATTTACGATAATGTATTAAGATTTACTacatatatcaattaatattTTGGCATGTAATTACACAAATTGTTGTAATTATAAATTATGGATTTATTTAAGAACAAGAGGAAAATGATGTTCTAAAAACCTCATTTTCTTATTAGTCTTGTCACTATCAAATCTTATAAAACTCACCATAACttggatttaaaattttcttattagcatatatatatattgatttgaaatGGAAGGTAGAGTTGAATTATTCAtgcaattatatttataaaaaaattccaacatctcaatcattcatatatatataaaattaagtaCAATAATTTCACAAAGAGATAAGGGGAAGGAAAGTATATATAAGTGCCAATTCAGAAAATCTTTTTTGAGGTTGgaattttattattgtaaaaatataattttattattttaataatttatatttttatagtttttagaggattaaattaaaattttataattttaggaattaaagtacaattttactattattaatttaaaattttataaattataaagtattaaaagaaaattttttcattttaaggaggCCGAAGCCCCTGTCAGTCCTTTTAACTCTAGCCCTACACATATTAAAGTTATccattttttaaaagatttttaatatttatttatcttgATTCTACTGAAATAAATTAAAGTGGAAGGTTGAATTCGTAATTAAAAAGAGAACAATAATAACCTTCACCCTTAATTAAGtggtataatattaattttagtctattttaattataaatatatatatattaatgataaaTGATTGAGTATAATACACCCAAATTTGAATCGAGCAATTACAAACTCTAAATATACACATTTAACCcctcaaacttttaaaattttatattgatgcGAATATGAAATTTATGCCCCATGGGACATAAGCCATAACCACCTTTATACACGCTTTCCAGTCTCTTTTACATTTTGCCACCCCAACCTTTCTCCCATGATGCATGTGTCCTTTTGGCCCACCATGAACCTACTAGAAATATAAAGCAATCCTAACTTCATCAtcattgtttttttaataaaatattatttcaaaaaagttataaaaaaataattcacgTTGATGTAAGctgattttatttccttttttatagtttataatttAAATGTAAGTTTGGTGCTTCGTCACCTTAattgtttattaaatttaaagGATTTTATGATTATAAGAAATATAGGTATAGCATTATGAGTTAAAGTTTAGGATTGTTTAATTCACTTTTAACactttaaaaaagttaaattttgttattagtccctgtatttagtaaaatattatgacttttatttgGTGATTTTAGTCCTtacattttctaaaaatttaaaattttagtcatacTAAATAATAATTGTTAAGTTCATTAAGTAGAGTTCTGCTAATTCCAGAATCCAATTAATGGATTACCGAGTGTCATTTgtattaatattgaaattttaaaattcgaaaagtatagggaattagaatgatctaattggagaAAATAGACAACATCTACAAATGTAAACTTAGTACAagattagtaattaaatttaaccaaacaaatttaactactACTGCAtggtcaagactaaaattttaaaagttgaacAATACATGaactaaaatttatcaatttgaaaagtacagggactacaattgatcaaataaaagtacatgagctaaattcataacttttacaaaatacagGAAGTAATAACAAGatttaatcttaaaaaaatatcataGTTGTCTTAGCAAAGCAAAAATGCTTcaattctttaaaaatatatattaattgattaaatagaATGCCATTATTCCTCCACATTAtccttaataaaaaaataagggaaGCCGAAAGGTAGGTATTTTTTTCGTTAATTATCTAATTTATGCAATTATCCATAAATTATCATCACTTACAAAcaattagtttttatattttatctataaCTTTCTATTTGTTTAAAACATGTAagatttaattagtttttaaactttttatgccaacaatatttatttaatataattattgtatttaaatataaattaaaacaatattattaattttgatcCATGTGATATAAAAGGTGGATGATAGCATGTTGATCCACACTCCCCATGAAAGGATTATAAGTGTGGGTTTGAATGTGTAGTGCATTTatcttactttttgtctcatgtTATAGTATCGCTATAATATCTAATATTACCATCACTACTGCTTTTACATTAATAGCAGATAAGCGCCCCTAAGTCCTCTACCATGTGAACATACCGATAGAATAATGATCTCTATGTATGAACTCactattttgtttatatatatatatattaaagaataCCTAGtacaaaatagaattttttttagaaagtgaaaattgaattataaaattttgaggtATCAATGTTGGTAATACAAAGGATTGTTGATAAGTAGGTATATCCTATATTGGTTAATTATAGGCTATTAAGAGGGTTTTTATATAgctttacttgttatttttattGAGTAATTGGGTTATAGGGGTCTAACACACGCTTGTCGCATACCTGGCCTAATTTGGTTTGTGTCCATGTCCATGTTTACATGTTTCTTTTGACACATTGTATGtattttttggataaaaaatttattattttctcaaaaaataatttctttaaaataatttaatttttttctcattttttactGTAACGAaaaatttgaaatggttattGTGGGTCAGTTTCAAAACTTACCTTGCATTTTAACTCTTTTGCCTTTGCATATTTACTATTTACTCTTCCTCTACTAGTATAAACAGAGGGTTGTTTTCCTTATTtttcacaaaaaagaaaaaagaaaaacaccaCAATCAACAACTCTTTTCTCCCTCACCTCTTTTTCATTTCCTTCTAAATTCTACTATTCTTTCCTTAAATCACATTAgataaaattctatttaagagtTTGGGTTTTAATCAGGATCGATTATGACTTCTTTAAACTTTATTGAAAATTAATCTTACTGTGATTTCCTAATGAAGAGCAATACCAATTGAGTTCTGCCTGCTTTATTCGCATGTACAAATATCAAAGCATTGTGTTAACCTTTCGGGACAATTTTCAGTACATGATTACACCGATAAAGGCGAATTCGTTTTTAAAGCAGTGATTTTTCCACGACGTAATAAATTTTTAATCTCTTAattcttgatttatttttctaGTCAGTGCTAACAAATTTGTTTTGCAGTAACCTAGTTTCCaacaatcaaaatataaaatttatcatttattaaattatgatttcatTATCTTTGAAgagattaaataatttttttttattttttgagggtcaaaacgtaaatttaccctatattatttataatttgattatcgTTAAgagattataaaaataattttacatattatgGGGGAACTTGGATCTCTGCAGCCCCTTTGTATTCACACCAAATGTCAacatataaacaaaataataaactgATTACATTGGCTTGAAAAATTAGACAAAATTTGAGCTTTGTTTTCACTTTGAATATATGATTTTAAGAATGAAAAACCTACACCATACATTAATACATTCTCAAAGTTTTTTTTCAACAAAATGAGAACAAATGACAACATAAGCTAAACATGATACTCTACTCTTATAATTCTCAATTGTGTTTAAACATGGTGATAGATAGTTTAGATTTGTATatcacaattttttaaatttttttttcatattcagataatatttaaattttaatgttacaattattatttatcatgatatgtacaaaaatatttatttttagatatttattattatgtatatataaaaattagatttaGATATTCAAATTCACTTTAAGATTTGgatatttcaatttaaacaaattGTTCACTTTACttctaaaatgttaattttaaaaaaattgttgatataaataatttgaatattaaacataaatttaattcaaatttaaatattaatatgaataaaaaaactattctaattttaaaatagctATACAAATtcaacctcaaaaacataaatgaGGGAGATAGAAGGCTTTAGTCCTTTAGTCCcttcaaaatgaaaacttatccctttagtcctttttaaaattatagtgttttaaattaattcaataataaaattgtatttgGCCCCTCTtagaattttaatttcaattatgacCTCtagaat comes from the Gossypium hirsutum isolate 1008001.06 chromosome A06, Gossypium_hirsutum_v2.1, whole genome shotgun sequence genome and includes:
- the LOC121230741 gene encoding cytochrome P450 90A1 → MAIFVHYLSILLISAVIFLLLRAYRLRRLRLPPGNLGLPFVGETLQLISAYKTENPEPFIDERAKRHGSVFTTHVFGEPTVFSADPETNRFILQNEGKLFECSYPGSISNLLGKHSLLLMKGNLHKRMHSLTMSFANSSIIKDQLLVDIDRLIRLNLDSWTDRILLMEATKKITFELAVKQLMSFDPGEWSESLRKQYVLVIEGFFTVPLPLFSATYRRAIKARREVAEALSKIVKERREEYEKGERKNDMLGALLGGEWEDDQLSNEQIVDFMVALLVAGYETTSTIMTLAVKFLTQTPLALAQLKEEHDGIRLKKSGSEGLQWSDYKSMPFTQCVINETLRVANIISGVFRRTVTDVNIKGYTIPKGWKVFASFRAVHLDHDHFKDARTFNPWRWKNNNLGTSCSGNFYTPFGGGPRLCPGYELARVEISVFLHHLVTQFSWVPAEEDKLVFFPTTRTQKRFPINLQRRR